DNA from Branchiostoma floridae strain S238N-H82 chromosome 15, Bfl_VNyyK, whole genome shotgun sequence:
CCAGCCTTTGCCTCTTCATGGTTCATTAGTTAGTGTTAGAGATCTCAAATATTGAGAGTGAATTTCTGAAGAGGAAGGCAATATCATGTGTCATACCGGTAGTCATTAATCGCAGGTCAACAAAGTCTGATTCTTCTTCTCGTCAATAAAGTTAATTTACATATGTGGCAGTTTTCTAAACAATTTTGCTACTTGAAAGGTGTCAGGAAGAAAATACAACAGAGCATTCAAGGTAATTACATAATGCACATTGCAGACATAAGCTTGATAAGTTCAACAGCACTTTTGTTAACTACATAATTGGTAATTGTCTATGATTTATTTTACACTCAGCCCGAAGCCACTCGGCACCAAAAACTCAAACACAATTGCTGACTTTCCACAATATCGGACAATGCCATTAAATACACTGAGGTGGGTTGACTGGGAAATATTCTGCATTAATAATTATGTATGGAGCTCTGAATTTTTCTGGTACAAGTAGACTTTTATTTGAATCTAGataatttatttgaatttatacAAAACAATCTATATATTCTATGTTTCATATCTCCCTATGCTTTCAACCATCTCTTGGCATTCAAACCATTCTCCAATCTGGTAACCTCAAATATATTCAATGGATGCCCTCTGAACAGCCTTATGTTGGATAAACTAATTTGGTAATTTGAAACACTCCATTACACCATTTCATTTGAATACTTATCCACATTGGGCATcaaacatcacaaaaattgCCAGTCTAATAATACAAATAGTTGTCTAGATATATATCAGGCATTGGGCCAGGTCACATGTCAAACATTAGCAACATGTAGCAGTCAAAGTTATGGCATCATTATTGAAGTGAACTTGTCTAATGTTAGCATATGTAAAATATCTTATCTACATATCattaaatttcttttctttctgaaaGGTATATCAATGATCATGTCAAAATAATAACATTCGGAGGCAAGCATATTAGATTTGTCATTTTTTCGTAAGATTTTTGTAACACCCTTAACAACAATGATGTCAACTCTGTCCCCTAGTGGTGCACGTAAAATAGAAAATCTATTTTCTTAAAGCACAGAAATAAACCCCATACTTTCTAGACATGGGCCTTTGATTGGCTCTCCAGATCATGTGACATTAGATGTGATTGGTCAAGTACAAAAAGACCTTGTCCAATGGCATTGCAGAGTGGAAATAATGTGACAAGGGCACACTGACTGCTAGTGAAGTATCATTGCACCAATGTTTCACCAACAATGTAGTACAAGATACACAATTAACTTCAACTGGGACAATTGCTCAAGAATATTACTATTGAGAGAAAAAGATCCCAGCATTTGCACATGTAAGATGTACACTGATGCACACGGCTAGATCTACTGAAATTGAAGCCTGATAAACATGTCCCTGATTGTACCCaatagtctattgttgtatTGCAGTTTTCGTTTGCCAACCACTGAATAGAATAACTAGTAATGTCACTACAACAGGAAAATCGTTTCTCGACTTGCTTACTGCCAATTGTCAAAAGCATTTTGTACTTTAAGTTTGAAAAGTCACATTACGTAAGCTACACAGGTTCTCTTTTTTGATGTGAATACTACACATTGTATTTGTATGAATCTAATATGAACTGTATGGAAGTAACAACAAGCAGATGATAGAAGTTTCTGTGCAGAACTGCGGACAGGGCAGGGTGCTTGAGTGTCTCCTCATTGGTTCTTCGGTGGCTTGTTCACTGTGGCATACAGTGGCTCCTGCAGGATGGGAATAAAGAAGTATTCAATATTCTAACCATCGACAAGAACTGAAGAAAACTAAAAAATAAGAGAGTGAAACCTAAAGGCAAGGTGCAAAATTAATACCCAATTCTAGTAAGAGTGACGGAAAAGAACTGTTAGGGAAGAGCATTTAGACTAGAGGACTGATCttcaatctttttcttttatctgtaaatacatttacgtCTAGTTTCCTCAGTTCacaacaaaattataaaaaattaataataaGTTTATAGCAAGTTCTTCCTCGAGGGAATTGCAAGTGACATACGAAAGAGGTATAACAAGATAGCAAGTAAAGAAAGGTTGAGATCAGAATTTTATGCAAAGCAGACTTGCCTCTTGCCTTCAAACCTTTAACCAACCTGCTGAGTAAAAGGGTCCAGGCCAAACGGGTCAGGCTTTGGTGGGGCCTGCTGGAACAATAAGTACAAACATTTACTCTTACAGTGAGATCAGAAGTGCACTTGACACAGCACTACATCCACCTTGTTCCCTCCACAAAACGAAATGGAacgggcctttggaagggcacATATCCCCACCCCTATCCCCTTCAGATACGTGTATGCCAATCACAAATCACCTACTTCTACAACTCCCATAGTATTTACATGCAGACAAATCAAGTTATTTTTGTGGCTTATTGAGGCTCTCAAGAGTTTGAAATTGATCGAGCAAGCAggcaaaataaacatgaaaaataaaaaataaatgagtATCTTGTGATAGACCCAATGCTGTACTATCGGAAAATTCGGAACCATAAAGTTCCAGGATGCTTAATTTGTCAAGCAATGCATCGTCTAGTACATTTTTTGTGCATTGACAACTGGAAAATTGTAACAAGAAAGACAAGTACTTTCATCCAGGACCAAATGTGCCAAATGTGTATTTTGAGGTTGATTCATGTCCTTTATGATGTACAGGTATAGTACtgttacatgcagtacatgacACAAAAATGTAGAATATGGGGCTCCCAACCACttacatgtttatttgttttttgaATGATCCAAAAAGAAATCCTGAATGATTTATGTGATATTTTTCCTCTCAGTTttataaagagaaaaaaaagctgccgaatctgagaaccaagaaataaaattggtcaGCCCACATTTTTCTCAGAACTGTTGACATCAACAATACTGCAGACTAAAATTACATGTTTTATGAATCTGGCCtcgatatgcaaaaaaaaaatgctatattGTGACATTCTGCTTCAGCATGTTGGTAAACAAAGAGTATGTGTAACAGTTTACTTTGCTGAACAGAACTGATTTTCtctgacaaaaacattttattcaaaTTACACAAGGCTGGATTTAATAATATTCTTGCATGtacaaaaataagcaaataattTCTTTGCTTTCTACAACTCTCATAATTGGCTATCATGATGATATTGGTATGGAGATGTATGGATGCACATGGCAGCATTGTCAGCTCCCCAATTACAATATTCTGTCATAATATAATGTGAAGGATTATCCATGCTGGAACAAACCCATTAACAGCTTAAAGGTGAAGCCCTATCACCTTTTCAGATGTCAACATGCAATGGTTTGGATGAATTTTTAATGTAACACATTGTGCGCTCAAACATTTTGCTACATAATATTGCTACAATTGTTATTGTAACCGTACCATTGTCATATAAACTGCAGCAAAATCCTACCTTTGCAGCACTTTTGCTGTCTCCACCTCCGAAGTCGAACGGTGCGAACGGCTCGTTTCCGAACGGGTCGTTGCTGGGTGCTGCAGGGTTTGCTGCAGGGGCCGCCGGGGTTGGGGCTAACGATCCTAACCCGAACGGGTCTATCTCTGCCGTTGGTGGGGCGGCCGCTCGTGTCGGCTTGGGGGGAGCGTCTCCAAACGAATTCCCGAAGCCGAAAGGATCTGACGAAGCCGGGCCGTTGGCTGCTGATCGTGGAGCTGGGGTCGGGGCTGCCATCCCGTTGGCTGACGGCCTTGGTGGTGGAGCTGGCCCTGTGAGGTCGCCTCCCAGTAGCGGGGGAGGAGGGCCTGAGGGCGGGGGTTTGCTCTCCGCCTCTTCATCTGCTTCGATCCCCACGGCAGAGCCGAAGTACGCAGAAAAGGCATCTGACGTGCCCTCCACGCCAACCTCGTCGGGAGGTGCCATCTGCTTCTTGTCTTGGTCGGCGGCATAGTCTAATAAGTCTGCGAACGGATCTGGTTGTGACTTTTTGGGCTCCTCTGGGGGAGGGCGTCTGACTAGCGGCTGTCCTGCTGTGTTGAGTGCAGGGCTGGCGATGGCCGCCGTGTTCAGCCCGACCGAGGACGTCGTGGCGTTGAACGGAGAGGCCCCGAATCCCGCGGGGCTACCAAAACCGGGCTGCGCCATCATCGGAGGGGACTGCATGGTGGTTGCCATCGGGGCGGTACCAAAGCCCTGGCCAAATCCTGCCTGTGGTTGGTTAAAGCCCATGGGAGCCTGAGAGAAGGCAGGTTGCTGGGCCGGTGGTGCAGTGAAAGACCCTCCGAAGGGATCGATCTGCTGTTGAATGCCGGGGCTGGCGAAGGCTTGGTTTGCCGGCGGCTGGTTGCCCTGCACAGGGGAGGAGAATGGGTTACGGTGATGCATGTTATGTTGTGACACTGGCAGCAACAAATGGAGGTGGTAATGTCGCAGCTATGTCTGGTACTAATGGTCCCCGACCTCAATGAATAGAAATGCTCTTGATGGGGCCAGTGTAATGCAGTTCTGGGGATCCAATACTCCGCTCCAGTAATAACAACAATTATTCATGATAGCTTTGTTATTCTCGAAGCAGATTTGAGGCTGCAACCTTTAAACTGCCTTTGTACCAACTAGAAACAAAAGATTTTTCATCACATAATTCTCAGAGTTTGTCCTGTAAAATCTGCAATCAGAATTTTTTTAACACCAATAACTGTGCTCCCAGCCACTAAGCTGTGGTGAAGAGGTTGACAAGTGTTGTTGCCCAGAGAACATCGATACACAGGAACACAGAGCCTTTACAGCTACTGGGGTTTGTTCAAATACAACTTGAGAAAAAATCAATTCCAGGATACCACTTCCCACAGCAtcacagcagagtttgtgtgcTTTTGAACTTCCACAGAGTATGACTTGAGAGTGAAGCCAATACAACATACACAGATTCTGCCTGTCATCATACAATCGCTCCTGAATATGCAAAACAGCAGTCATGTTTTGTAAACAACCCCAGACTTATTTCTCTTACATACCAGCTGCTTCAAAGTGAAAGCAGTTATCACATTTTaagcaaagaacacattttcctggaaaaactggtgtattgaaacaaaaattcttttattcaaattgtTTTCCCTTTTCAAACTGATTTTGGAACACAATTTTTAGCAAGACATGATTACAATACTATAGTCCTTTCAGTTGGCCCTTATCATGTGCATCACTATACGGAGAGAAGCCAGACGAATTTGCAGCTTCGTGTATTAATATTCCACCTTTTGTCAccacagaaacaacaacaaaatgtggGTCGATGCACCCATCACAAAGGACAGGATTTAGAGGTTTATCTTTTGTACTCATGCTTTTCCACCTGACAGGATACATGGTGATACTACTCAAGcagatactagtactacttaTTTCATTCAGAACTGCACTACATTGTCATGCAATTTGTAAACCCTTGAGAACATAGTCTCCTTTAAAAAAACTTCTGGATGGCtagcaatttctttttttttgcgctCTTTTATGATCATTCGAGTGTTCTGATATGGCACAGCTTAGTCAGTACACCATAACATTTGAGCAATCAGAAAACAACGCAAGTCTGCCAAAAAAAATGCAAGCCACCTGAATGTCTGTAAAGGAGGCTGCCAGAACGGGAAATGCATATGGAGCACACTGATCATTACTTGTCTCTGTATGACACAATGCTACAATCCAACAAGTAGAACAGCCCAGACTGATTCCTAGGAGTGGTGTTGGGTGGGGCAATGTGAGTTTCTGGCATTGCAGACATTTGTTTTACATGGTTCTATACACCGGAGCACTGTGTTCTGTGTCCCACAGTCCATGAGTAAGTGCTTACTCATGCACTGTAGCCTAGGACACACAACTTTTACCTATTGCATAAAATTATGGCAGACTAAGAGAAAACTTTTCATAAGTACATAATGATGCAAGTTAAAATCTATAAGTGTCTCATGTCATAATGTTTCAATTGGAATCATACATGTAATCATAATAAAGTTCCATATAACTTATACACATTAAGTCTTttgaacacacaaaaaacagcaaacacaaacacaatacaGATGTATGTAACACTGAACATGCACCATGCAAATCAGGTTAGATCTAGAGCTAGTgctgaaatacaaaatgaaagaacaaaatggaaGATAAAGGCTCGTGGTCATGTTAGTTTGGAAGAAGACAGACTACAAAACAAATTGCAATACATAACAAACCAATGGAGAACATGCAAGTTGGAATCATCAACTACAAAGTGATTGTTGGTAGCGAAAGGAAAGTTTtcaaaagaaagtaaaaaaaaaaacacactacCCTCCACCAAAAAATTAAGAGCACCACAACAACCCACACCAAAAGGGGCACGTATCGGTACTTTACCCGTCTCTCACTGTCCTCAGGGAAACTTGTAGAAATTGCTGACGTAGCTAGAGTAGACGAATCGGCAGAGGTCACTCTAAAGGAGTCTCCGAACGGGTCACTTTTTACTAGGTCCTTATTTACAGGGGTAGAAAACACAGTTTTCGTCTCTCTTGTGACCATCCCTCCAGTGCTGTAGCTTTGTGTGAAGGATGTGGTTGGTTTGGAGAAATCGCCTCCTCCAAAAGGATTAACTACGGGAGTTGTCGAAACTCCGTTAACAAATTCTTTTCTATCTACCGTGAAAGGAGAGTCACTGAACGGATTGGACTGTGATTGGCTGCTGCTACTTGAAAACGAAtcgctctgattggctgactgttGGAAAGGAGAATCTGCAAACGGATCATCGAGAACGCGGATGACCCCGATTTGCCTCTCGGGTGACGTTTTACTGCTTCCAGAGTCCAGACTTGGGAAGGACGGTCCGCTCGATTGGCTGCTAGTGTCTGAATGTAAACTTGTCTGGGATTGGTTAACAGGAGTCGACTGTAAGACTGGCTGTGATTTGCTATTaggaggaggagggagagaGACTGCCGACAGTTGGCTGGAAGGACTTGGTTGTAATTTGGACTGTGATTGGTTGTTGACAGGGGTTGGTATCAAGACAGGCTGTGATTGGTTGACAGGTATGGGTTGCAGAGGCTGATTGGCCTTGATTGGTTGAAGCAGACTGTTGAGAAAATCATCACCAGGCGTTGTTGCGGAGCTGCCAGGGAGACTAGATGACCCCACAGGGGTCAAAATTTCATTCTGGAAAACACACAGTAAAGGGCAAATAGTAACCATACATGATGGTACAGCAAAGGCACAGAACAGACATCCTGGAAAAATGAAGGTTGAGGAAATCAGGTACAGCTAGGTACATACAGGTATAATTACAGATTCAATGAAAGGAAAGGGACCATGTCAGAAGTACTCTCACAAATAAATATGCATTAAGTTAGTAGAATCACACAGTTTTGACAGAGGATTGGCATTAAAGGGATTCGAATATATGCACATGTCACAGATGAAATGACATCTAAAATTAAAAGTACACTGTTGGAAAataaatatgtttgtttgtttacttgttaaGTCATTGTGAACTTTTGAGACGGCCCCTCATGGGTACCCCATCACCAGTCTACACCagatcagcaccatggacagaaaTGACAACCATTAACTTTCAGTAGTCCATAGGTACCACATGTACCAATACTGGTACAGCAGTACACTGGAGTGCTGAAAGTATATGCATGATGGCACCCTCATccacagacaaggacaatataAAATACTTCCAAGTCAAAGCTTTTGAGCAATGATACCCGACTTATTAGCATTACATCCAAGGATGAAGCCAGGCCTATCAACCCAATTAACACTGAGCGTTAATAGAAAAAATTGTCACCATTTACCTCAATTTAAAATAAGGACTGGCATTAAATAATAATTCTGCGATACttaaaaaaagacacaacagCAAGTTGAAGGCCTTGCTACATCCTTGAAATGTTGGAAGGAGAAAGGAATAATATCGAGAGAAGGAGACAGAATGGATGTCGGTCAAGAACATTAAGTTAACCTCCAGCAATCTATGGTTACCCTTATGCACCCTGGGATGTTAGACCACCAAGGGTTAACTGCACACAAAAATGACTCTTGTTCTTCATGCTATTTGACCCATCACCATAGAAAAGATCTAAGAGAGGGAAGAAAACTTTTTGAGTTAATGTTCCGAACTTTCCACCTGGAATGAGCCTCTTTATTTAGAAAAAGATAAAATATTTTGACAGCTACTGGTCATAGTTTGAATCTAATCAATATTGGCATGTAAGTACTTTGTAAGCACAGCCAAAATAGGTATCAATACCATATACATAAAACAGCTCTGTACTAGTTGTcattctgattttttttagtcCACTTTTCTTTACATCTTGATCCTTTATCTGGACAAGAAATTGGAGATCTGACAAAAATAGAAGAGGGTTAACTTTTGAGGGGGATGGTCTCATACCAAGTGAAAAGCACAATGGTCTCTCACTACCCAAAAGTACTTCCACCAGAAAATCGAGAGTGCAGCATCCAAATACCAGCGTCACGAGACTCTGCGATCTCTTCAACCCCGGGGAGGTCTTGCGCCTCCGTGCTGGCGCCTGCGGTGCAACAGGTTCCGAGGCTGAGTCCTGGCTATCTATGCTACGGAACGGATTGAACGGATTCTCCGGCTTTTCCGGAATAACCTCCATTTTACGTGTTGTCGGTGGTGCCTCTTCCAAAGAACCGAGGGAGGACCTGAAGGGATTTCTAGACAGGGAAGGAGGCGGCTCGGGTTTTTCTTGGTGGATAGATTTGATCAACTCTAAACGAGCCTTGTCGAACAAGAATTGGTCATACTCACTGGACGGGGTAGCTGCCTTGGGAGTTTCCTGATAAGTTGCAAAGGGATCAACCCAGTCAGGACTAACAGGAGATTTTATTGTACTACTAGACGACATCATACGTTCTCTTGAAACCTCAGGAGTTggtgtagtactagtaggaaAGTTGTCACCTTGAAGAGGCTTGTCATGTGCTTGCAGTGTTTGATTATCAGGCTCTTGAGCAAAAGGATTGAACTTAACCTTATTATTTAGTGTTTCTTCTGATGCTGCCTGAGGTTTATAAATGTGGTTTGGTGTCTGGCTTTGTGGAATATTGCTGTTCTCTGACAACACTACTGGACTGCTACCATTAAAATGGGCGTTATCAAATGTTGTAATTGCGTTATTGTGGTTTGTTGACTGGCTTTGTGGAATATTCCTATTCTCTGACAACATTGTTGGACTGCTACCATTAAAATTCCTGTTTTCAAATGTTGATATTGCACTTGTTATAGGATGGGACAGCCTTGGCACTACAGAACTAGAAACAGTTGTTGGTTCTTTCACTGGAGGAgcatttgttgtatttttcacaGAAACATCAAAACGATTATCGTTTACCATTGGGGTAGGGTCCTCAAAGGACTGCCAATCCTCAATTTTCATACTGTTTCTACTCTTTGGTCTACTCCTAGCAATGTCACTATTGGAGCCAAGCTGCCTCCTGTTTTTCCTGAATAAGGAGTCGTTATTTAGGGATAACTTCCATCTTTCCACAAACTTGTCCTTGTCAAAGGCAGCCTTATCTTTCTGGATAAATTCTGTAGTGGAAAAGAGGCCGAAGGAGGGTTTCTGGTAGGGTGTTAGGCTTGGTGATGCGGTATTAAGGACAGGGGTAGAAGCCCACGGACTCAACCTCGACTGTTTCAACCTCTGGAAAAAGACATAAGTAGCAGGGATGGCATTAGTACAATGGGGGTAGGTAGGAGGATAAGGGATGTCCCCAGAACTTTTGAGAGCTTTAAATATGCCAGCATATGTAGAGAGTGTGAGATAGCTTAGCTGATAGAGCACTGGTTTTGTAATAAGAGTTTCCTTTGCACAAATTGGTCAAAACCCTACCAGTTCCTAACAAACTtctatatacagtagaagccagttaactgCACAATGGATTACCACCCACTTCTGTTAaatgcacggaatccccaaatcccaaacNNNNNNNNNNNNNNNNNNNNNNNNNNNNNNNNNNNNNNNNNNNNNNNNNNNNNNNNNNNNNNNNNNNNNNNNNNNNNNNNNNNNNNNNNNNNNNNNNNNNGGTGCAGTGCAGCTCGATACTTTTTCGTGATGCACCATTCACCAGATATTTCACAAAATACACTGGCAATTggagtgtgcaattaaacagctttgACTGTACATGCACTACAGTATAGATATGCTGTGCATTCTGTAACTAGCAACTCATTGATTATTcgtaacattttgaaaactgGGGAAAAGCTGGAGACATCCCTCTCATTTACTGATAAATACCCAAAGAGTCGATCTCAAAAGTTCACAACCAGAAGTGAGTATGTTCCATAACACATGCATAGCACCATTGCCAAGCAAGCTTGGCTTTTATAGCATACTCAGTTTAtagtatatacattgtgtagTAAATTGAAAATGCGTAAGCGGCATTGCATGCTGTATAATTTTGTATATGGGAAAATGAACCTGAATAACAATACTCAATTATGTGAATACAAAAATCTGAGCCAAATTGATCAAGAGAAAAATTTGTATCCAATCCTTACGCATCAGTCATTAACAGAAGCATGTCAACGTATCAACATAAAAGattaaaaaaggaaaatgacAGAAAGCATTGGAATGATATGCACTCAAGTCACACCACAATGCAATGGCAATCAAATGCATGAAAACGTTTCATGATAAAATTACAAATATTAACATGAAAGAAACACATACAACTTTGTGAGTATACTCAATGCTTTTCAGATTAGTAGGCTTTCATTCCATTCTTAATAGCGGCGCAAAAAACACAGGGTTGGGAGACATCCCTTGTGAGAACAATTGTTGTGTATCTAgtaaatgcatgtatgtgtgtttgttttgggGTGGTATTAAAATCGTACCCCACTATTGTGCAAAAGTCCTTCAACATAGACTATGATTGGTAAAGTTAATGTCTGTTCCAATGTTTACAGTAGATTTTACAATGTGGCGTAAAAGCTGATACTGATCCCATAAATTATTTGTTCCATTCAAAACAGGAAGATTTATTTTTCACTCACATATTCAACAGGAAAAGAGGAAgtaaaaatatgaatgtgtGCTTTGCAACAGCATTCATCGAGTCGAGAAATCCATGGATGTTTAATTTATTACATGGTAAAACCAGTACAAATGGAAGGTATCAAACATTGTTTACACAAGCcgaaaaagcagttactgtacaatatGTTAGCTGCTACAACCAAGATATTGAAAAATAAAGGTTATGTTTACCACTGGGGCCACAGGGGAGCCGAACAGATCTTGTTGTGTGGTGTTGGGAGTGTTCGCAGTAGAGTCTGGGCTGCTGAATGGATCGTTGGGCTGGGCAGCAAAAAGGTCTGCCAACTTGTCCATGTCTTTGATTCCCTGGAATTAGAGAAGCAAGATTTACATACACAGTAAATAAAGTATGGAGAAAATGTGGTTGCATACATGAAAATGTTGCTGCTAAAGGACTGACTGCACTGTGTACCTTGCCAATGCTCCGAGATTCTGCAAATATgacgagcaaaaaaaaaacacttttgcACACTGGGACCCTGACAAACCAAGCTCTCACGACTCTACTGTTACTGCTGTTAAGTACTGCGGTAAAGATCACAGTAAGCCAACTAACTCAGCTGTAGGACTGGCTATTGGACACAACATTAGCAGCAATCAATCATCATCAGTGTTCTTTATGGACAAACAATAAAAACTCCCATCTGACTATCACATATGTTGTTAATACATTGCAGATAATAACCCTTACACAAGACTATGATTCTTTGGACACCTTGTGCTCAAATCATTAAGCTAAGCAATGTTAGCTCTACAACAGCTGGCCTTGAGCCAATGCTGTCGTTCATATTCCAATCACTAGATGGCATTGCTATGTTGTTTCAGGCAAATGGTTTACTGCTGTACATAAGATATAGGTTGATTTTAAAATGTTAGTCTGGCATATGAAAATCATTTCCAAgtagtttgttttatttcttacGAGTTGCAATTTCTTCTTTGTCTGTTGTTCCAAAGATTTTGACTGCTTTGCATGTTCTTAAGGAATGAGGCTTGGCTAGATCATAGTTTGACTTTCAAGGCATATAGTTCTATTCATACATGCCAAATACTAGTTTGGTCCTAATTTCTTTtgcaggaaaaaaatgtttcatctTGCTTCCACAACCACCCCAAGGACTGATTGTGAACATTTTACACTAAATCTAACTCAGCTCACAGGTAAAAGGTCAAGGTAACAATTCTTGGAATGCTAGCTCTACTTATCATTTGTAATCACCTGAGAAAGTTCCGGCCCTGAATCAAACTGATTATCTATGCATGTTTGCACAAGAAGTACTCAGGTACAAAATGCTGTGATTAAAATATCTCTTCCTTCCTCTATTACTGCTCATGGAGCCAAACCAACTTTTTATTTTGAGTCTGTTCCTTAAAAATTTTACTCACTGGACTCTTCAATACTGATACACATTTCAACCTTGAACTGACATCATGCAAATTGTCAGTATAGTATTCTCAACAAACTCCAGTACTTCAGAAAAGCCAAAGAAACTCTTCCACCAAAAG
Protein-coding regions in this window:
- the LOC118432374 gene encoding nascent polypeptide-associated complex subunit alpha, muscle-specific form-like isoform X6, which produces MASTVKKGKKEPLTAEEKVKQYEGDGMVFKGKVIGIDDVEAARGDKMCQDSMNKLKLAVKASGAHKQRITISVSLQGLKIIDLASGAINHRHPVHKISFIARDVTDNRAFGWVFSPGEGQHKFFAIKTEKQAEAVVLSIRDLFQTVYNVKKAEMDKKKQAQQDGTTDPTNGESYYQSVQSTKVKSPKKRRKDKGSPTNESSYDSSTGEPIYQVPTNKPVGQDGEAQPAAAEQSAEETKAGAQVGNLLDLEEELQSLQTGIKDMDKLADLFAAQPNDPFSSPDSTANTPNTTQQDLFGSPVAPVRLKQSRLSPWASTPVLNTASPSLTPYQKPSFGLFSTTEFIQKDKAAFDKDKFVERWKLSLNNDSLFRKNRRQLGSNSDIARSRPKSRNSMKIEDWQSFEDPTPMVNDNRFDVSVKNTTNAPPVKEPTTVSSSVVPRLSHPITSAISTFENRNFNGSSPTMLSENRNIPQSQSTNHNNAITTFDNAHFNGSSPVVLSENSNIPQSQTPNHIYKPQAASEETLNNKVKFNPFAQEPDNQTLQAHDKPLQGDNFPTSTTPTPEVSRERMMSSSSTIKSPVSPDWVDPFATYQETPKAATPSSEYDQFLFDKARLELIKSIHQEKPEPPPSLSRNPFRSSLGSLEEAPPTTRKMEVIPEKPENPFNPFRSIDSQDSASEPVAPQAPARRRKTSPGLKRSQSLVTLNEILTPVGSSSLPGSSATTPGDDFLNSLLQPIKANQPLQPIPVNQSQPVLIPTPVNNQSQSKLQPSPSSQLSAVSLPPPPNSKSQPVLQSTPVNQSQTSLHSDTSSQSSGPSFPSLDSGSSKTSPERQIGVIRVLDDPFADSPFQQSANQSDSFSSSSSQSQSNPFSDSPFTVDRKEFVNGVSTTPVVNPFGGGDFSKPTTSFTQSYSTGGMVTRETKTVFSTPVNKDLVKSDPFGDSFRVTSADSSTLATSAISTSFPEDSERRGNQPPANQAFASPGIQQQIDPFGGSFTAPPAQQPAFSQAPMGFNQPQAGFGQGFGTAPMATTMQSPPMMAQPGFGSPAGFGASPFNATTSSVGLNTAAIASPALNTAGQPLVRRPPPEEPKKSQPDPFADLLDYAADQDKKQMAPPDEVGVEGTSDAFSAYFGSAVGIEADEEAESKPPPSGPPPPLLGGDLTGPAPPPRPSANGMAAPTPAPRSAANGPASSDPFGFGNSFGDAPPKPTRAAAPPTAEIDPFGLGSLAPTPAAPAANPAAPSNDPFGNEPFAPFDFGGGDSKSAAKQAPPKPDPFGLDPFTQQEPLYATVNKPPKNQ
- the LOC118432374 gene encoding nascent polypeptide-associated complex subunit alpha, muscle-specific form-like isoform X4 → MASTVKKGKKEPLTAEEKVKQYEGDGMVFKGKVIGIDDVEAARGDKMCQDSMNKLKLAVKASGAHKQRITISVSLQGLKIIDLASGAINHRHPVHKISFIARDVTDNRAFGWVFSPGEGQHKFFAIKTEKQAEAVVLSIRDLFQTVYNVKKAEMDKKKQAQQDGTTDPTNGESYYQSVQSTKVKSPKKRRKDKGSPTNESSYDSSTGEPIYQGQLSSNHLNSNTLQLTACLPRVPTNKPVGQDGEAQPAAAEQSAEETKAGAQVGNLLDLEEELQSLQTGIKDMDKLADLFAAQPNDPFSSPDSTANTPNTTQQDLFGSPVAPVRLKQSRLSPWASTPVLNTASPSLTPYQKPSFGLFSTTEFIQKDKAAFDKDKFVERWKLSLNNDSLFRKNRRQLGSNSDIARSRPKSRNSMKIEDWQSFEDPTPMVNDNRFDVSVKNTTNAPPVKEPTTVSSSVVPRLSHPITSAISTFENRNFNGSSPTMLSENRNIPQSQSTNHNNAITTFDNAHFNGSSPVVLSENSNIPQSQTPNHIYKPQAASEETLNNKVKFNPFAQEPDNQTLQAHDKPLQGDNFPTSTTPTPEVSRERMMSSSSTIKSPVSPDWVDPFATYQETPKAATPSSEYDQFLFDKARLELIKSIHQEKPEPPPSLSRNPFRSSLGSLEEAPPTTRKMEVIPEKPENPFNPFRSIDSQDSASEPVAPQAPARRRKTSPGLKRSQSLVTLNEILTPVGSSSLPGSSATTPGDDFLNSLLQPIKANQPLQPIPVNQSQPVLIPTPVNNQSQSKLQPSPSSQLSAVSLPPPPNSKSQPVLQSTPVNQSQTSLHSDTSSQSSGPSFPSLDSGSSKTSPERQIGVIRVLDDPFADSPFQQSANQSDSFSSSSSQSQSNPFSDSPFTVDRKEFVNGVSTTPVVNPFGGGDFSKPTTSFTQSYSTGGMVTRETKTVFSTPVNKDLVKSDPFGDSFRVTSADSSTLATSAISTSFPEDSERRGNQPPANQAFASPGIQQQIDPFGGSFTAPPAQQPAFSQAPMGFNQPQAGFGQGFGTAPMATTMQSPPMMAQPGFGSPAGFGASPFNATTSSVGLNTAAIASPALNTAGQPLVRRPPPEEPKKSQPDPFADLLDYAADQDKKQMAPPDEVGVEGTSDAFSAYFGSAVGIEADEEAESKPPPSGPPPPLLGGDLTGPAPPPRPSANGMAAPTPAPRSAANGPASSDPFGFGNSFGDAPPKPTRAAAPPTAEIDPFGLGSLAPTPAAPAANPAAPSNDPFGNEPFAPFDFGGGDSKSAAKAPPKPDPFGLDPFTQQVG